The following proteins are encoded in a genomic region of Bacillus sp. (in: firmicutes):
- the tsaB gene encoding tRNA (adenosine(37)-N6)-threonylcarbamoyltransferase complex dimerization subunit type 1 TsaB, with product MKALAIDTSNQVMGIAVSDGDNIIGEYITNLNKNHSIRVMPAIHDLMQEVGLEPKQLDRIIVAHGPGSYTGVRIGVTIAKTLAWTLNIPIVGVSSLEVLARNGQLFNGVVSPIFDARRGQVYTGLYAFQGESFQSLKADQIIMLKDWVEELKQRSEKVLFLGNDVLLHEAVIKEVLQEQAVIASPTLFNPRPSELAIIGINKEPQEVHSFVPNYIRLAEAEAKWLTAQQQEKG from the coding sequence ATGAAAGCATTAGCAATTGATACGTCTAATCAGGTGATGGGAATCGCAGTCAGCGATGGGGACAACATTATAGGGGAGTATATTACAAACCTTAATAAAAATCACTCCATAAGGGTTATGCCAGCCATTCATGATTTGATGCAGGAGGTAGGTTTAGAGCCTAAACAATTAGACCGCATTATAGTCGCCCATGGGCCGGGCTCTTACACGGGTGTAAGAATTGGCGTTACCATTGCGAAAACTTTAGCATGGACACTAAATATTCCCATTGTTGGTGTTTCAAGCTTAGAAGTTCTAGCAAGGAATGGACAACTTTTCAATGGAGTCGTTTCACCGATTTTCGATGCCCGGAGAGGCCAGGTTTATACTGGATTATATGCCTTTCAAGGTGAAAGTTTTCAATCGTTAAAAGCTGACCAAATTATTATGCTTAAAGATTGGGTAGAGGAGCTTAAACAGCGAAGTGAGAAAGTGTTATTTTTAGGAAATGATGTTCTGCTTCATGAAGCTGTCATTAAGGAAGTGTTGCAAGAGCAGGCGGTTATTGCTTCACCAACATTATTTAATCCAAGGCCGTCGGAATTAGCGATAATTGGCATCAACAAAGAGCCACAAGAGGTACATAGTTTTGTTCCAAATTATATCCGCTTAGCGGAGGCGGAAGCGAAATGGCTTACGGCGCAGCAACAAGAGAAGGGCTAG
- the tsaE gene encoding tRNA (adenosine(37)-N6)-threonylcarbamoyltransferase complex ATPase subunit type 1 TsaE, giving the protein MKEFSYSSQSVEQTMEFAMNLAKSLERGTVLTLEGDLGAGKTTFTKGLALGLGITRTVNSPTFTIIKEYTDGILPLYHMDVYRLEESDEDLGFDEYFHGDGVTVVEWAQFIEDLLPAELLQINLIYVNETERKIVLTPKGDLYLHLCKELFRDESISN; this is encoded by the coding sequence TTGAAGGAGTTTAGTTATAGTAGTCAGTCTGTTGAACAGACAATGGAGTTTGCAATGAATCTGGCTAAAAGTCTAGAGCGAGGAACTGTTTTAACATTAGAAGGAGACCTTGGGGCTGGAAAAACTACTTTTACAAAAGGGTTGGCACTTGGCTTAGGAATTACAAGAACGGTTAATAGTCCAACGTTTACGATTATTAAAGAATATACAGACGGTATTTTGCCTCTATATCATATGGACGTTTATCGTTTAGAGGAAAGTGATGAGGATTTAGGTTTTGATGAGTATTTTCATGGTGACGGTGTTACGGTTGTTGAGTGGGCCCAGTTTATTGAGGATCTGCTGCCAGCCGAGCTTTTACAAATAAATTTAATTTACGTAAATGAGACGGAAAGAAAAATTGTTCTTACCCCTAAAGGGGATTTGTATTTACATTTATGTAAGGAGTTATTTCGTGATGAAAGCATTAGCAATTGA
- a CDS encoding thiamine-phosphate kinase: MFIQDEFSFINSITPKKYKQEHLITGIGDDAALFSGNSDVEEIVCMDTMIEQVHFTRETMKPFHIGYKVLASNISDIAAMGGIPNFYLVSIAIPESWSPAELLEIYNGMKTLANRYEMDLIGGDTVSSKHSLVITVTVIGRVPRGKHLLRKNAKANDLVFVTGCLGDSAAGLQLLLKYGVNYNFTKEEQALIEKHQLPEPRIEIGQILANYPRVALNDVSDGIASELNEIATASNVTIVVEADKLPRSEYIQNFSQAEQLHWMLNGGEDYELVGTVTEGSWHEIEKQCKMKNYKITKIGYVKEGPAQVFIKQEGQCSLLQKRGFNHFK; encoded by the coding sequence TTGTTCATTCAAGACGAGTTTTCATTTATAAATAGCATTACACCAAAAAAATATAAACAAGAGCACTTAATAACAGGTATTGGTGATGATGCGGCGCTTTTTTCAGGAAATAGTGATGTTGAAGAAATTGTTTGTATGGATACAATGATAGAACAGGTTCATTTTACGAGAGAGACGATGAAGCCATTTCATATTGGCTATAAAGTATTAGCAAGTAATATTAGTGATATTGCGGCGATGGGTGGTATCCCTAATTTTTATTTAGTATCGATTGCAATCCCAGAAAGCTGGTCGCCGGCAGAGCTTTTGGAAATATACAATGGTATGAAAACGTTAGCTAACCGTTACGAAATGGATTTAATCGGTGGGGACACGGTTTCGTCAAAGCATAGTCTTGTCATAACAGTGACGGTAATAGGGCGGGTTCCACGGGGTAAGCATCTTTTACGAAAAAACGCGAAAGCAAATGATCTAGTATTTGTAACTGGATGTTTAGGTGATTCCGCGGCAGGTTTACAACTATTGCTAAAATACGGAGTCAATTACAATTTTACAAAAGAAGAACAAGCTTTAATTGAAAAGCATCAGTTGCCTGAGCCAAGGATAGAAATAGGGCAAATTTTAGCGAACTATCCTCGCGTTGCACTAAATGATGTAAGCGATGGAATTGCTAGTGAGTTAAATGAAATTGCTACTGCTAGTAACGTTACGATTGTGGTTGAGGCCGATAAGCTACCAAGAAGTGAGTATATACAAAATTTTAGTCAAGCTGAACAGCTTCATTGGATGTTAAATGGCGGCGAAGACTATGAATTGGTTGGCACTGTAACAGAAGGAAGTTGGCATGAAATCGAAAAGCAATGTAAAATGAAAAATTATAAAATAACAAAAATAGGCTATGTAAAGGAAGGCCCTGCACAAGTGTTTATTAAGCAGGAGGGCCAATGCTCTCTTTTACAAAAACGTGGATTTAATCATTTTAAATAA